A part of Lactobacillus sp. ESL0700 genomic DNA contains:
- a CDS encoding GNAT family N-acetyltransferase, with protein MAKRVYLRPFNLADAPVILRWGQDDYYYHYAGFSRYQNLAQAELAAKQYAARDNSYAICLQETQQVIGLVELYERGTNDQELLQTKEVGFLLDKSFSGHGYMTEALQLIFAYAFNQLDQTEIWAGTFAHNLKSQKLLQRLGFKYVYFVDLSKISHLFSYQEKYYLLDRKEWLKINANTES; from the coding sequence ATGGCTAAGCGAGTTTATTTGCGCCCCTTTAACTTGGCGGATGCACCGGTTATTTTAAGATGGGGCCAGGACGATTATTACTATCATTACGCTGGCTTTAGTCGCTACCAAAATTTGGCGCAGGCCGAACTTGCCGCTAAGCAATATGCTGCGCGGGATAATAGTTATGCGATTTGTCTACAAGAAACGCAGCAGGTGATTGGCCTTGTTGAATTATATGAGCGCGGGACAAATGATCAGGAATTATTGCAGACTAAAGAAGTTGGTTTCCTATTAGACAAGTCGTTTTCGGGACACGGTTATATGACTGAGGCCTTACAATTGATTTTTGCTTATGCTTTTAATCAGCTTGACCAAACTGAAATTTGGGCGGGGACTTTTGCTCATAACCTAAAATCGCAAAAATTGCTGCAGCGGTTGGGCTTTAAGTACGTTTATTTTGTCGATTTAAGTAAAATTAGTCATCTTTTTTCCTATCAAGAAAAATACTATTTGCTTGATAGGAAAGAATGGCTTAAAATAAATGCAAACACGGAATCTTAA
- a CDS encoding TVP38/TMEM64 family protein — translation MHLSPKASRRLINILTVVSGIIIILLCIYWYRLGIFTSQAKMRAYLANKKIIGPVIFVLIQTTQVVFPIIPGGVSLLGGVVFFGPVAGFIYNYIGVCIGSIIDFFLARYYGRPFILHIVSEKTLDKYMKWTKNQRKFNWFFAICIIAPMAPDDVLCMLAGLTDMKFWTYFWIIVLGKPWTIAAYSFALMFGMDWLLKLVGSK, via the coding sequence ATGCACTTGTCACCAAAAGCTAGTCGGCGGTTAATTAATATTTTGACCGTTGTTAGTGGGATTATTATCATCTTACTGTGTATCTATTGGTATCGTCTGGGGATTTTTACTAGCCAGGCGAAGATGCGCGCATATTTGGCTAATAAAAAAATCATCGGGCCAGTTATTTTTGTGCTGATTCAGACAACGCAGGTTGTGTTCCCAATTATTCCCGGTGGAGTGTCGCTGCTTGGCGGGGTGGTGTTCTTTGGACCAGTAGCCGGCTTTATCTACAATTATATCGGCGTCTGCATCGGTTCGATTATCGACTTCTTTTTGGCGCGGTATTATGGTCGGCCGTTTATTCTGCACATTGTTTCTGAAAAGACACTGGACAAATATATGAAGTGGACGAAAAACCAGCGCAAGTTTAACTGGTTTTTTGCGATTTGTATTATTGCACCGATGGCACCAGATGACGTGCTATGTATGCTCGCGGGATTAACGGATATGAAATTCTGGACGTACTTTTGGATTATCGTTTTGGGCAAGCCCTGGACAATTGCAGCGTACAGTTTTGCCCTAATGTTTGGGATGGATTGGCTGCTCAAACTTGTTGGCAGTAAGTAA
- a CDS encoding alpha/beta hydrolase, translating into MAKIKNDIIYDEEHHLATDIYLPDTPAKATKVLIFWHGGGWIRGDKGDVKDLCLKMTEKGFTAFVPNYRLAPTNTFPAAHDDTVKFVEWLLDSDYTGSDTKGITQIGASSGGVMALYIAGKYGFPTVTWSAPVNYSAWMKEHEATKASIDARGELGLTDPKEINDSFYKYFGLAYAGSSDAATLEKLDAKSYDYSNLGHLWLINSADELSPLKYVLDFIQTLAKEDRGSELTVLPGQKHAMAYANDYIDASLAYLTQMM; encoded by the coding sequence ATGGCTAAAATTAAGAACGATATCATTTATGATGAAGAACACCACTTGGCAACTGACATTTACTTGCCGGATACGCCCGCAAAAGCGACTAAGGTTTTAATCTTTTGGCACGGTGGCGGTTGGATTCGCGGCGACAAAGGCGACGTTAAAGACTTATGCCTTAAAATGACAGAAAAAGGCTTCACTGCATTTGTCCCGAATTACCGTTTGGCACCAACCAACACTTTCCCAGCTGCGCATGATGATACCGTTAAGTTCGTTGAATGGCTGCTTGACTCTGATTATACCGGCTCAGACACCAAGGGCATTACGCAAATTGGTGCCAGTTCCGGCGGCGTCATGGCCCTCTACATTGCCGGAAAGTACGGCTTCCCAACAGTTACTTGGTCAGCACCAGTCAACTACTCCGCTTGGATGAAAGAACACGAAGCCACTAAGGCCTCAATTGATGCTCGCGGCGAACTCGGCTTAACCGACCCTAAGGAAATTAACGATTCCTTCTATAAATACTTCGGTTTAGCATACGCCGGTTCAAGCGATGCAGCTACTCTTGAAAAGCTGGACGCAAAATCTTACGACTACTCCAACTTGGGACACTTATGGCTAATTAATTCAGCCGACGAATTATCCCCATTGAAGTATGTCTTGGACTTCATCCAAACTTTGGCTAAAGAAGACCGCGGCTCAGAACTTACTGTTCTCCCAGGTCAAAAGCACGCAATGGCTTATGCCAACGACTACATTGATGCTTCACTTGCCTACTTAACGCAAATGATGTAA
- a CDS encoding cytidine deaminase has protein sequence MDIWNQLYKAAAKEYRPGDVSPFIYARNVVCALEAEDGQIFVGVCIESCSGVLNLCAERVAALNMYVATGQTHIKRIIAFRDKPPFGGSSGMPCGACREFLMQLDARNKDTEFMVDYASRKTITLAKLIPNWWGTDRITAQN, from the coding sequence ATGGATATTTGGAACCAATTATATAAGGCAGCTGCCAAGGAATACCGACCTGGCGATGTCTCACCTTTCATTTACGCTCGCAACGTTGTCTGTGCTTTAGAGGCAGAAGATGGGCAAATTTTTGTTGGTGTTTGCATTGAAAGTTGCTCCGGCGTTTTAAATTTATGCGCTGAGCGCGTTGCTGCGTTAAACATGTATGTGGCAACGGGCCAAACTCACATCAAACGCATTATCGCCTTTCGCGACAAGCCACCATTTGGCGGCAGTTCTGGTATGCCTTGCGGCGCCTGCCGCGAATTTCTCATGCAATTAGACGCACGTAATAAAGATACCGAATTTATGGTAGATTACGCGTCAAGAAAAACAATTACTTTAGCCAAACTAATTCCTAATTGGTGGGGAACGGACCGCATAACGGCGCAAAATTAA
- a CDS encoding MMPL family transporter, translating to MQKLLKNHVFSLIAWVLILIVSVIALPNITGLTREHSNISLPQTVQSEVAQTIQNDWGPKQKDTYQIAVVFNKDKGKITDDDKVAINQTIDYLKNHQDKYGIKQVLGPEDNIATKKKLEAKDGTTWIMQINVAKKHAPINDVETQLTNAVKTAGVKTYVTGADVLQNAFTNSIQEGIKKTELITVIFIFIVLVIVFRSPIVPLISLLTVGVSFITAFSIVTNLVAHNNFPFSNFTQVFMIIVLFGIGTDYNILLYDKFKEDLGMGMDRYQAMKSALKVAGKTILYSGSSILIGFTALSLAKFSIYQSAVGVAVGVAVLLVVLLTLNPFFMAVLGEKMFWPVKKFTGEHEDKLWHGISKGTLAHPIVYLAILAVVVTPFALLYSGHLNYDDTDEIANNVPAKAGLQVVEKHFSKGMAEPTTLYIKSNHRLDNEADLKLIDQLTRQLQASKDVSFVTSVTQPYGESIQQLYVNNQLNTVNDGVDQARSGLNKLSKASKKVTLGANQLANGTDQLQSGASTLQGGSSKLQSGSQQLASGLNQLNSQLSSSSQSLAGAQQSIKTNLEQGYKENLTRNVAKIPGLTQSQRLAVMQAAGAALSKSWASTAASMPDTSGQMGQLQSGVGSLASASNQLSSGAASLNSGIGQLNSSTGQLSSGAGKLATSTPKITSGVDSVNSGLGQGASYLTGLASSSAADTFYIPTEFIKSDMFQDSVKVYLSPNKKSAMLMMVFNSNPSSTKATSEVGELSQMAKKSLQGTRLEKATVAMGGESAKIADIKQVANGDFIRTAAIMLVGIGIALIFVTRSLLQPLYILGTLLIAYFCSLSISEWLVKALLGNTMLTWNTPFFSFIMLIALGVDYSIFLMTRYRAIEGGKPSERILKACGIIGTVVISAAIILGGTFAALIPSGIPTLIEVALAVIIGLIILVFIMPITLSAAVKLTYEGLHWNRKNKRIKNS from the coding sequence GTGCAAAAACTACTGAAAAACCATGTTTTTTCATTAATTGCATGGGTTTTAATTTTAATTGTTTCTGTGATTGCTTTGCCCAATATTACTGGGCTAACACGTGAGCACTCAAATATTTCTCTCCCACAAACTGTCCAAAGTGAAGTGGCGCAAACAATTCAAAATGATTGGGGACCGAAACAAAAGGACACTTATCAAATTGCGGTTGTATTTAATAAGGACAAGGGCAAGATAACGGATGATGATAAGGTGGCAATTAACCAAACGATTGACTATCTGAAAAATCATCAGGATAAATATGGCATTAAGCAAGTCTTAGGACCTGAGGATAACATTGCTACCAAGAAGAAATTGGAAGCAAAAGATGGTACGACTTGGATTATGCAAATTAATGTTGCCAAGAAGCACGCGCCAATTAACGATGTGGAAACGCAGTTAACTAATGCGGTTAAGACCGCAGGCGTGAAAACTTATGTGACGGGCGCGGATGTCTTGCAAAATGCCTTCACTAATTCTATTCAAGAGGGAATTAAGAAGACAGAATTAATTACCGTCATCTTTATCTTTATTGTTTTGGTAATTGTCTTTAGGTCGCCGATTGTCCCGTTAATTTCATTATTAACGGTTGGCGTATCATTTATTACGGCGTTCTCAATTGTCACCAACTTGGTGGCACATAACAATTTCCCATTTTCTAACTTCACGCAAGTCTTTATGATTATTGTGTTGTTCGGGATTGGGACCGACTATAACATCCTACTTTACGATAAGTTTAAGGAAGACCTCGGCATGGGGATGGATCGCTATCAGGCGATGAAGAGTGCCCTGAAGGTTGCCGGCAAAACGATTTTGTATTCAGGATCTTCGATTTTAATTGGCTTTACTGCTTTGAGTTTGGCTAAGTTTTCGATTTATCAATCAGCTGTCGGTGTCGCTGTCGGTGTTGCCGTTTTGCTGGTTGTCTTGTTAACCTTGAACCCATTCTTTATGGCTGTTTTAGGCGAAAAAATGTTCTGGCCGGTTAAGAAATTTACCGGTGAACATGAAGATAAATTATGGCACGGTATTTCTAAAGGCACACTAGCCCACCCAATTGTTTACTTAGCAATCTTGGCAGTTGTAGTGACGCCGTTTGCTCTCTTGTATTCAGGTCACTTGAATTATGATGATACTGATGAAATTGCCAACAATGTTCCGGCTAAAGCTGGTTTGCAAGTAGTTGAAAAGCATTTCTCCAAGGGGATGGCTGAGCCGACTACACTTTACATTAAGAGTAATCACCGCCTTGACAATGAGGCAGACCTGAAGCTGATTGACCAATTGACAAGACAGTTGCAGGCTTCCAAGGATGTTTCGTTTGTCACCTCGGTTACTCAGCCTTATGGTGAAAGCATCCAGCAACTGTACGTTAATAATCAGTTGAATACAGTTAATGATGGGGTTGATCAGGCACGCAGTGGCTTAAACAAGTTAAGTAAGGCCAGCAAGAAGGTAACATTGGGTGCTAATCAGTTAGCTAATGGTACCGATCAATTGCAAAGTGGTGCTAGCACCTTACAAGGCGGTTCTAGCAAGCTGCAAAGCGGTAGTCAGCAATTAGCATCTGGGTTAAACCAGTTGAATTCGCAATTATCGTCTAGTTCGCAGTCACTGGCTGGAGCGCAGCAGAGCATTAAGACAAACCTTGAACAGGGCTACAAAGAAAACTTGACTCGCAATGTGGCTAAAATTCCAGGCTTAACGCAAAGTCAGCGATTAGCAGTAATGCAAGCTGCTGGTGCGGCACTATCGAAGTCTTGGGCCAGCACTGCTGCAAGTATGCCAGACACTAGTGGTCAAATGGGCCAATTGCAATCAGGTGTCGGCAGTTTGGCTTCTGCTTCTAACCAATTGAGTTCAGGTGCTGCAAGTCTTAATAGCGGGATTGGTCAACTGAATTCAAGTACGGGTCAACTTAGCTCGGGTGCTGGTAAATTGGCGACTAGCACGCCGAAGATTACTTCAGGTGTTGATTCTGTCAATAGTGGTCTAGGTCAAGGTGCTTCGTACTTGACGGGCTTAGCTAGCTCATCTGCGGCTGATACTTTCTACATTCCAACTGAATTTATCAAGTCGGATATGTTCCAAGATTCTGTTAAGGTCTATTTAAGTCCAAATAAGAAGTCCGCAATGTTAATGATGGTCTTCAACTCTAATCCAAGTAGTACCAAGGCAACTAGTGAAGTTGGCGAACTCAGCCAAATGGCTAAGAAATCACTGCAGGGAACTCGTTTAGAAAAGGCAACTGTTGCAATGGGCGGCGAAAGTGCCAAAATTGCGGATATTAAGCAGGTGGCTAACGGTGACTTTATTAGAACCGCTGCAATCATGCTTGTTGGGATTGGCATTGCGCTGATTTTTGTTACCCGATCATTATTGCAACCACTGTATATTCTCGGCACGCTGCTGATTGCTTACTTCTGCTCACTGTCAATTAGTGAGTGGCTTGTTAAGGCTCTACTTGGCAATACCATGCTGACGTGGAATACGCCGTTCTTTAGCTTCATTATGTTGATTGCTCTAGGTGTTGACTACAGTATCTTCTTAATGACGCGTTACCGCGCGATTGAGGGCGGTAAGCCGAGCGAGCGCATTTTGAAGGCTTGTGGAATTATTGGAACCGTCGTTATTTCGGCAGCCATTATTCTTGGCGGTACGTTTGCAGCATTGATTCCATCTGGGATTCCAACGCTGATTGAAGTAGCGCTGGCTGTGATTATTGGCCTGATTATTCTGGTCTTTATCATGCCGATTACTTTATCAGCAGCAGTTAAGCTGACTTATGAAGGTTTGCATTGGAATCGTAAGAATAAACGAATTAAAAATAGTTAA
- a CDS encoding zinc ribbon domain-containing protein, translating into MTTCPNCGKAITDDDQLCPNCHFNLQKYRQTFFTDRHEEVNYEDQKMGKKIASREAYRQEFYPDKQNSTIKKMLEWIRANSMIVFLVGIMLLIIMSFSRGLGWISFFLLFFWLYVVCLRRGKIERYTVDRRLTEKVNQLGSNMFNRVEDHSQKVWSRSKTAPDGTDEVEEETVTVKKHFNYIQLSVVMTALISLIVLFTGSGASVSDITYTGKMSITRVALSLAGQLFGSSSTLLQGVLMCVIWLLLVIFPIIIMYQALQSTKKGNWLAFIFSLVETAFLIYLVFRLSSTTRANTGLFHGLTSQLLMYAVSVGASTYFLILASLMTTVLAGVNLFRKHS; encoded by the coding sequence ATGACTACTTGTCCAAATTGCGGCAAAGCAATCACCGATGACGACCAGCTGTGCCCCAACTGTCACTTTAATTTGCAAAAATATCGGCAGACGTTTTTTACAGATAGGCACGAAGAGGTAAATTATGAAGACCAAAAGATGGGCAAGAAAATTGCCAGTCGCGAAGCTTACCGGCAGGAGTTTTATCCTGATAAGCAAAATTCAACGATTAAAAAGATGCTAGAATGGATTCGAGCTAACAGTATGATTGTGTTTTTAGTAGGAATTATGTTACTGATTATCATGAGTTTTTCGCGTGGGTTAGGCTGGATTAGCTTTTTCCTGCTGTTCTTCTGGTTGTATGTTGTTTGCCTGCGGCGAGGAAAAATTGAACGCTATACTGTTGACCGGCGCTTAACAGAGAAGGTTAATCAGCTCGGCTCAAATATGTTTAATAGGGTTGAAGATCACAGCCAAAAAGTTTGGTCGCGGTCAAAAACTGCGCCGGATGGCACAGATGAAGTTGAAGAAGAAACAGTTACCGTCAAGAAGCACTTTAACTACATTCAATTGTCAGTAGTAATGACGGCATTAATTAGTTTAATAGTGTTGTTTACCGGTTCTGGAGCGTCTGTTTCCGACATTACCTATACCGGCAAGATGTCGATTACGCGAGTGGCATTGAGCCTAGCCGGACAACTGTTTGGCTCTAGTTCAACGCTTTTGCAAGGGGTCTTGATGTGTGTGATTTGGCTGCTGCTAGTGATTTTTCCGATCATAATCATGTATCAGGCCTTACAAAGCACGAAAAAGGGCAACTGGCTTGCCTTTATTTTCTCTCTAGTGGAAACCGCGTTTTTGATTTATCTTGTCTTTAGATTATCGAGCACCACGCGCGCCAATACAGGCTTATTCCACGGCCTGACTAGTCAACTATTAATGTACGCCGTGTCGGTTGGCGCCTCAACGTACTTTTTAATTCTAGCCAGTTTAATGACAACCGTGCTTGCTGGGGTTAACTTATTTAGAAAACATTCTTAA
- a CDS encoding NAD-dependent succinate-semialdehyde dehydrogenase, translating to MAKYQSVNPYTNEKFAEYDNPTATQIDEAINLAHALYKKWQHESPESRATILHQVADSLRKHEDEMAEMMTREMGKMIHESKEEVEICISICEYYAEKGPEMLKPQPVESQLGRACYLKQATGVIMACEPWNFPLYQIIRVFAPNFIVGNPMLLKHAHNVPGSAALAAKIVKEGGAPEGSFINLYPTYDQLDDIIADPRISGVALTGSERGGSSVAANAGKNLKKSTMELGGNDPFIILDDADPELLKQVLCTARTYNGGQVCTSSKRIIVVKSRYDEVLHELKNVFSNLKPGDPMDDATTLPPMNSVSSRDKLTKQVKAAVDAGAKVFYQYPEIKSDGAFFSPVILTDIDKKNPAFDEEMFGPVAMVYKVEDEDEAIALANDSSYGLGSSIISSDVDHAQELAAQVESGMTVINGTWITSGELPFGGVKNSGYGRELSDLGMMAFVNEHLVIDVSHK from the coding sequence ATGGCTAAATATCAATCAGTCAACCCATATACCAATGAAAAGTTTGCCGAATACGACAACCCAACAGCCACGCAAATTGACGAAGCAATTAATCTTGCCCATGCGTTATACAAGAAGTGGCAACACGAAAGTCCTGAAAGTCGTGCCACAATTTTGCACCAAGTTGCTGACAGCTTGCGCAAGCATGAAGACGAAATGGCCGAAATGATGACCCGTGAAATGGGTAAAATGATTCACGAATCCAAAGAAGAAGTTGAAATTTGTATTTCGATTTGTGAATATTACGCTGAAAAAGGCCCAGAGATGTTAAAGCCGCAACCAGTTGAATCGCAACTTGGTCGTGCCTGCTACTTGAAGCAAGCTACTGGTGTGATTATGGCTTGCGAGCCGTGGAACTTCCCACTTTACCAAATTATCCGGGTCTTTGCTCCAAACTTCATCGTTGGTAACCCAATGCTATTGAAGCACGCCCACAATGTTCCTGGTTCTGCTGCTTTAGCTGCTAAAATCGTTAAAGAAGGCGGCGCACCTGAAGGCAGCTTTATTAACCTTTACCCAACTTACGACCAATTAGACGACATTATTGCTGATCCACGGATTTCCGGTGTTGCCCTGACTGGTTCAGAACGTGGTGGTTCTTCAGTTGCTGCTAATGCTGGTAAGAACTTAAAGAAGTCAACAATGGAACTCGGCGGCAATGACCCGTTCATCATTTTAGATGACGCTGACCCAGAACTTTTGAAACAAGTACTGTGCACTGCCAGAACTTACAATGGCGGTCAAGTATGTACCTCATCCAAGCGGATTATTGTTGTTAAATCTCGTTACGACGAAGTTTTACACGAATTAAAGAACGTCTTTTCTAACTTAAAACCGGGCGACCCAATGGATGACGCAACCACCTTGCCACCAATGAACTCAGTCAGCTCAAGAGATAAGCTGACTAAGCAAGTTAAGGCCGCAGTTGATGCTGGTGCTAAAGTCTTTTATCAATATCCAGAAATTAAGTCTGACGGTGCCTTCTTTAGTCCCGTAATCTTGACTGACATTGACAAGAAGAACCCAGCATTTGACGAAGAAATGTTTGGTCCTGTTGCAATGGTCTACAAGGTAGAAGACGAAGACGAAGCAATTGCCCTTGCTAACGACTCAAGTTACGGTCTTGGCTCATCAATCATCAGTTCTGATGTTGATCATGCCCAAGAATTAGCTGCTCAAGTTGAAAGTGGTATGACCGTAATTAACGGCACTTGGATTACTTCAGGTGAATTACCATTTGGTGGGGTTAAGAATTCCGGATACGGCCGCGAGTTGAGCGACTTAGGGATGATGGCCTTTGTTAACGAACACCTTGTAATCGATGTTTCCCATAAGTAA